One region of Candidatus Edwardsbacteria bacterium genomic DNA includes:
- a CDS encoding nucleoside kinase, translated as MGHKPIEILMDGQRLPAKAGEQIQSLFKRYPPNAGKLLAAKINQNLVSLDAVLHANCRLTPVFYTDREGLAVYRRTACLILYEAVEELYPEARIIVGQSLANGYYFDFVSDKPIDQEILDNIEARMRQIVAEGRPFVRESISIEEAKEYFDAEGYHDKIKLLTTTRLTEAKLIGCGVFKDIQHGPVTPTTGFIDRFELALYAPGFLLRFPQSKNPERIPDLSPQTKLFNIHKETKEWNKILGVTNVGELNEICLTKEIGNLIRISEGFHEKRIAQIADIITSQRDKVKLVLIAGPSSSGKTTFSKRLMIQLKVNGLRPIALSTDNYFLGRAQTPLGDDGKPDFESLRAVDLELFNQQMTELLKGQEVATPIYNFHTGTRDERTVSLKLEANDILLVEGIHGLNQKLTQSVPRENKLKVYISALTQLCLDDHNRIMTSDVRLLRRIVRDRKFRGYSAAHTLKVWPSVQRGEEHNIFPFQEEADVMFNSTLVYEPSVLRMYAERFLLEVPTDDESFGEAYRLLHFVRMFVPVFADEVPHTSILREFIGGSTFEY; from the coding sequence ATGGGACACAAACCTATCGAAATATTGATGGACGGACAGCGCCTGCCGGCCAAGGCCGGGGAGCAGATCCAGAGCCTATTCAAGCGCTACCCCCCGAATGCCGGAAAACTGCTGGCCGCCAAGATCAACCAGAACCTGGTCAGCCTGGACGCTGTGCTGCACGCCAATTGCCGCCTGACCCCGGTATTTTACACCGACCGCGAGGGCCTGGCGGTCTATCGGCGGACGGCCTGTTTGATATTGTATGAAGCGGTGGAGGAGCTTTACCCCGAGGCCCGGATCATCGTGGGCCAGTCGCTGGCCAACGGCTATTATTTCGATTTTGTATCCGATAAGCCCATCGACCAGGAGATACTGGATAATATCGAAGCCAGAATGCGACAGATCGTGGCCGAGGGCCGGCCCTTTGTAAGAGAATCCATATCCATCGAAGAGGCCAAGGAATATTTCGATGCCGAGGGCTATCACGACAAGATAAAACTTCTGACCACCACCCGGCTGACCGAGGCCAAGCTTATTGGCTGCGGGGTGTTCAAGGACATCCAGCACGGGCCGGTCACGCCCACCACCGGGTTCATCGACCGCTTCGAGCTGGCCCTTTATGCCCCCGGCTTTCTGCTGCGCTTTCCCCAATCCAAGAACCCGGAGAGGATCCCCGACCTCTCGCCCCAGACCAAGCTCTTTAATATCCACAAGGAGACCAAGGAATGGAACAAGATCCTGGGCGTTACCAATGTGGGAGAACTCAATGAGATCTGTCTGACCAAAGAGATCGGCAACCTGATCCGGATATCCGAGGGCTTTCATGAAAAGCGCATCGCCCAGATCGCCGACATCATCACCTCCCAGCGGGACAAGGTGAAACTGGTGCTGATCGCCGGGCCCTCCTCCTCCGGCAAGACCACCTTCAGCAAAAGGCTGATGATCCAGCTCAAGGTCAACGGCCTGAGGCCCATCGCCCTGTCCACCGACAATTATTTTCTGGGGCGGGCCCAGACCCCTCTGGGCGACGACGGCAAGCCCGATTTCGAGTCCCTGCGGGCGGTGGATCTGGAGCTGTTCAACCAGCAGATGACCGAACTGCTGAAGGGCCAGGAGGTGGCCACCCCGATATATAATTTCCACACCGGGACCCGGGATGAAAGGACCGTCAGCCTGAAGCTGGAGGCCAACGATATCCTGCTGGTGGAGGGGATCCACGGGTTGAATCAGAAGCTCACCCAGTCGGTGCCCCGGGAGAACAAGCTCAAGGTCTATATCAGCGCCCTGACCCAGCTGTGTCTGGACGACCATAACCGGATCATGACCTCGGATGTCCGGCTGTTGCGAAGGATCGTCCGGGATCGCAAGTTCCGGGGCTACAGCGCCGCCCACACCCTTAAGGTGTGGCCCTCGGTGCAGCGGGGCGAGGAGCACAATATCTTCCCCTTCCAGGAGGAGGCCGACGTTATGTTCAATTCCACCCTGGTTTACGAACCGTCGGTGCTGAGGATGTACGCCGAGCGCTTTTTGCTGGAGGTGCCCACCGACGACGAGAGCTTCGGCGAGGCCTACCGCCTGCTGCATTTTGTAAGGATGTTCGTGCCGGTGTTCGCCGACGAGGTGCCCCACACCTCGATATTGCGGGAATTCATCGGCGGCAGCACTTTTGAGTATTGA
- a CDS encoding DUF4388 domain-containing protein, translated as MPLEGNVKEFGLADVLQFIAGNQKAGVLQLTSKNDKASIAFDYGKITGAVYGRQGRQDQLQNYLLRSKKVEQGKLKSILKIQVDTGIPLGELLLKEGLMTQEEIDGLVTFKIQEVLDEVFTWSDARYKFNPEERLYQNSRSQVAIPAELLLLETLRRKDEWPAIAKALPSDGVILKKIQDTVTGLEISTDLQQIFEMVDGSKTISQMIGETYLGRFRTFNAVYNLLMSGTVEIIHTPEPEVRVAERQAKKTASATGKIITTAAVLLGLAVLGGAGFGAYKINLLTAQKNNLIQREIIRARMGWLKNRIEVYYMLNGSYPASLSDITSDRKIISSFDYHKNEEDSGYRLKSRQ; from the coding sequence ATGCCGCTTGAAGGTAATGTAAAAGAGTTCGGTCTGGCGGATGTCCTGCAGTTTATCGCCGGCAACCAGAAGGCCGGGGTGCTGCAGCTGACATCAAAAAATGACAAGGCCTCCATCGCCTTTGATTACGGCAAGATCACCGGAGCGGTGTACGGCCGCCAGGGCCGCCAGGACCAGTTGCAGAACTACCTGCTGAGGTCCAAAAAGGTGGAGCAGGGAAAGCTGAAATCCATCCTGAAGATACAGGTCGACACCGGGATCCCCCTGGGGGAACTGCTTCTGAAGGAGGGGCTGATGACCCAGGAGGAGATAGACGGGCTGGTGACCTTCAAGATCCAGGAGGTGCTGGATGAGGTCTTTACCTGGAGCGATGCCCGTTACAAGTTCAATCCCGAGGAGAGGCTGTATCAGAACAGCCGCTCCCAGGTGGCCATCCCGGCCGAATTATTGCTGCTGGAGACCCTGAGGCGCAAGGATGAATGGCCGGCCATTGCCAAAGCCCTGCCCTCCGACGGCGTCATCCTGAAAAAGATTCAGGATACGGTCACCGGCCTGGAGATTTCAACCGACCTTCAGCAGATATTCGAAATGGTCGACGGCTCAAAGACCATCAGCCAGATGATAGGGGAGACCTATCTGGGGCGTTTCCGGACATTCAATGCCGTCTATAACCTGCTGATGTCGGGAACGGTGGAGATAATCCATACCCCGGAGCCGGAGGTGAGGGTGGCCGAAAGGCAGGCCAAAAAGACGGCCAGCGCAACCGGCAAGATCATAACAACGGCAGCTGTCCTGCTGGGATTGGCGGTTTTGGGCGGAGCGGGATTTGGGGCCTATAAGATCAATCTGCTGACAGCGCAGAAAAACAATCTGATACAGCGGGAGATCATCAGGGCCCGGATGGGTTGGCTGAAAAACCGGATCGAAGTCTATTACATGCTCAATGGCAGTTATCCGGCCAGTCTTAGCGATATAACCAGCGACCGGAAAATCATTTCTTCATTCGACTATCATAAAAACGAAGAGGATTCCGGGTATCGGCTGAAGTCCAGGCAATAG
- the asnS gene encoding asparagine--tRNA ligase, whose product MKLDFVYISDIGKHLGQEVTLKGWLYNKRSSGKIHFLQIRDGSGVIQGVMVKNEVDAKIFELGDKVSQESSIIVKGRVKEDKRSPSGYELGVTDLRIVQLSQDYPITPKEHGPAFLMEHRHLWMRSSKQHAALRVRDTIEQAIHGYLHKEGFIHTPAPILTPTSCEGTTTLFETDYFGEPAFLSQSGQMYIEATAAAFGKVYTFTPAFRAEKSKTRRHLTELWMMDAEASYFEHAENMQCQEGMICAIMEKVLNECQNELKTLERDTAPLEKIKAPFPVISYKEAVRLCNEAGVPIEYGEDFGAPHDTAIAGKFDRPVFVDRFPAAIKSFYMQPDPDDPSVVLGSDLYAPEGYGEIIGGSQRIHDLDLLLKKMEEHKVPYEPYKWYVDLRRYGSVPHSGFGIGIERTVSWICGLQHIREAIPFARMLEKIYP is encoded by the coding sequence ATGAAACTGGATTTCGTCTATATCTCCGATATCGGAAAACACCTGGGGCAGGAGGTCACCCTCAAGGGCTGGCTGTACAACAAGCGGTCCTCGGGCAAGATACATTTTTTGCAGATCCGGGACGGCTCCGGGGTCATCCAGGGGGTGATGGTCAAGAACGAGGTGGATGCCAAGATCTTTGAGCTGGGCGACAAAGTGAGCCAGGAATCGTCCATCATCGTCAAGGGGAGGGTAAAGGAGGACAAACGCTCGCCCTCGGGGTACGAACTGGGGGTCACCGATCTCCGGATAGTCCAGCTGTCCCAGGATTATCCCATCACCCCCAAAGAACACGGCCCGGCCTTTCTGATGGAGCACCGTCACCTGTGGATGCGTTCCTCCAAGCAGCATGCCGCCCTGCGGGTCCGCGATACAATCGAACAGGCCATTCACGGCTACCTGCATAAAGAGGGTTTCATCCATACCCCGGCTCCGATACTGACCCCCACCTCCTGCGAGGGGACCACCACGCTTTTCGAGACCGATTATTTCGGGGAGCCGGCTTTTCTGTCCCAATCCGGGCAGATGTACATCGAGGCCACCGCCGCGGCCTTCGGCAAGGTCTACACCTTTACCCCGGCCTTCCGGGCCGAGAAATCCAAGACCCGCCGCCACCTGACCGAACTGTGGATGATGGATGCCGAGGCCAGCTATTTCGAGCATGCCGAGAACATGCAGTGCCAGGAGGGGATGATCTGCGCCATCATGGAAAAGGTGCTCAACGAATGCCAGAATGAGCTGAAGACCTTGGAGCGCGACACCGCGCCGTTGGAGAAGATCAAGGCTCCGTTCCCGGTGATCTCATATAAAGAGGCCGTCAGATTATGCAACGAAGCCGGAGTGCCCATCGAATATGGGGAGGACTTCGGGGCGCCGCATGATACCGCCATCGCCGGTAAATTTGACCGCCCGGTGTTCGTGGACCGCTTCCCGGCGGCCATCAAATCCTTCTACATGCAGCCCGACCCGGATGATCCCTCGGTGGTGCTGGGCTCGGACCTGTACGCCCCGGAGGGCTACGGCGAGATCATCGGCGGCAGCCAGCGGATACATGATCTCGACCTACTGCTTAAAAAGATGGAGGAGCATAAGGTGCCCTACGAGCCGTACAAGTGGTACGTGGACTTAAGGCGCTACGGAAGCGTGCCGCACTCGGGCTTTGGCATCGGCATAGAGCGGACGGTGAGCTGGATCTGCGGCCTGCAGCACATCCGCGAGGCCATACCGTTTGCCCGGATGCTGGAGAAGATATATCCGTGA
- a CDS encoding FAD-dependent oxidoreductase: MELSSLSFSLSKTPEIAFPPARPDKEYQLAIIGGGPAGLTAAVYAARKRTDTVLLTHDLGGQVLWTSSVENYPGFQFIQGRELIDKFKAQVQQFPIDVSLGFKIVSVEPLAKGYKISLEDGSHFTARSLIIATGKKYLNLNVPGEKELIGKGVAFCATCDAPLFGGKTVAVVGGGNSALTAVKDLMSYAERIFLINISSEMQGDPFLLEPIKKSDKVEFLLNTKVLSIQGTDRVESVTVSNNEQQIIAVSGVFVEIGLIPNSDIFKGLVEMNENGEIMVDCACRTSRAGVFAAGDVSTVPEKQIVVAAGEGAKAALSAYEWLARN, translated from the coding sequence ATGGAACTATCCTCCCTTTCGTTCTCATTAAGCAAGACGCCGGAGATCGCCTTCCCCCCGGCCCGGCCGGACAAGGAATACCAGTTGGCCATCATCGGAGGCGGTCCGGCCGGCCTGACCGCGGCGGTCTATGCCGCCCGTAAAAGGACCGATACCGTGCTGCTTACCCACGATCTGGGCGGGCAGGTGCTGTGGACCTCCAGCGTTGAGAATTATCCCGGCTTCCAGTTTATTCAGGGGCGCGAGCTTATCGATAAGTTCAAGGCCCAGGTCCAGCAGTTTCCCATTGATGTCTCCCTGGGGTTTAAGATCGTTTCGGTCGAGCCGCTTGCCAAGGGATATAAGATCTCCTTGGAGGACGGATCGCATTTTACCGCCCGGTCGTTGATAATCGCCACCGGCAAGAAATACCTCAACCTGAACGTCCCCGGCGAAAAGGAGCTGATCGGCAAGGGCGTGGCTTTCTGCGCCACCTGCGATGCCCCATTGTTCGGTGGCAAAACAGTGGCGGTGGTGGGCGGTGGGAATTCAGCCCTGACCGCAGTCAAGGATCTTATGAGCTATGCCGAAAGGATATTTCTGATAAATATATCTTCGGAGATGCAGGGCGACCCTTTCCTGCTGGAGCCGATAAAGAAATCCGACAAGGTCGAGTTCCTGCTGAATACCAAGGTGCTCTCGATCCAGGGCACCGACAGGGTCGAGTCGGTCACTGTCTCAAACAACGAGCAACAGATCATCGCCGTTTCCGGCGTCTTTGTGGAGATCGGGCTGATACCCAATTCGGATATTTTCAAGGGGCTGGTGGAGATGAACGAAAATGGAGAGATAATGGTGGACTGCGCCTGCCGGACCTCGCGGGCCGGGGTATTCGCCGCCGGGGATGTAAGCACCGTGCCGGAGAAGCAAATAGTAGTAGCCGCGGGTGAAGGCGCCAAGGCGGCGTTGAGCGCCTATGAATGGCTGGCAAGGAATTAA
- a CDS encoding tetratricopeptide repeat protein, whose translation MRRQLLIFTALLLMAGLGYSQEDSLETAPAASGPIVVADTADWANLMQWQEWRQRSLDYQHQGMPEEALAAAESSLIRSRALGLDLPVIGAYWGNKTRQALKNKDWEGAQKYSRLALLADNYSFKNNISHFQANSRIIGVASALGQFIQAINGYRQDFRYRYRTLWLGIFGLSLALIAGGLFFLLLLTVKYLPYLFHLLSDLLPKNWPYFGRMFLATSVGVGLLVIIAGFSLALAIMIPAGAVIVMGRTREKVMFWITMALIGCSAAGFNLVHQFFKASDQGRVEALAVANTSEWNNWLVQDLAGQQQQDPSDLKPIYALSLMEKNRGRLDRAQTYLTAIIEASGNNPSALNNLGNIYFFKGQFDSAASFYRLAIEADQDLAEAHYNLGQVHFKAIDFNQARVELERAASLAPARMESRSRKSGGNMVMDAQLDQELLWPEVWRGWKPLASFAPAEAASLTRLNLWLPLWAWLVLVALIIVWMVLVKDNLAVRNCWLCGRYVCARCQALAQDGNLYCQECHNQIFSIQSQELQQKAAEVLSRQAVKRERTISGLANFFLPGSSFVMRGSAIKGWLLSLSLGLLYAGLMLFISPWISPRLDFSVTDNFYWIAGIIMAVLYLISWVGYIQLFRNQGASDAA comes from the coding sequence ATGCGAAGACAACTTTTAATATTTACCGCACTTCTGCTGATGGCCGGGCTAGGCTACAGCCAGGAGGATAGCCTGGAGACAGCTCCGGCTGCCAGCGGGCCGATCGTGGTGGCGGACACCGCCGACTGGGCTAATCTGATGCAATGGCAGGAGTGGCGGCAGAGAAGCCTGGATTATCAGCATCAGGGGATGCCGGAGGAGGCTTTGGCCGCCGCCGAGTCCTCATTGATCCGCAGTCGGGCGCTGGGGTTGGATCTTCCCGTGATCGGGGCGTATTGGGGAAATAAAACCCGACAGGCCCTGAAGAATAAAGACTGGGAAGGGGCTCAAAAATATTCCCGGCTGGCTCTGTTGGCCGATAATTATTCCTTTAAAAACAATATCTCCCATTTCCAGGCCAACAGCCGTATTATCGGAGTGGCATCGGCTCTGGGGCAGTTCATCCAGGCCATCAACGGCTACCGGCAGGATTTCCGCTATAGATACCGGACCTTATGGCTGGGGATATTTGGGCTATCGCTGGCCCTGATAGCGGGAGGCCTTTTCTTCCTACTGTTATTGACAGTAAAATATCTTCCCTATCTGTTCCATCTGCTCTCCGACCTGCTCCCCAAAAACTGGCCATATTTCGGCCGGATGTTCCTGGCAACATCAGTGGGCGTCGGGTTATTAGTGATCATAGCCGGATTCAGTCTGGCCCTGGCCATAATGATCCCGGCCGGAGCGGTCATCGTCATGGGAAGGACCCGGGAGAAGGTAATGTTCTGGATCACCATGGCCCTGATCGGTTGTTCGGCGGCCGGCTTCAACCTGGTTCACCAGTTCTTCAAAGCCAGCGATCAGGGGCGGGTTGAAGCCCTGGCGGTGGCCAATACCTCGGAGTGGAATAACTGGCTGGTCCAGGACCTGGCCGGGCAGCAGCAGCAGGATCCTTCTGATCTGAAACCGATATACGCCCTCTCCCTGATGGAGAAGAACCGCGGGCGGCTGGACCGAGCCCAAACATATCTGACGGCGATCATCGAAGCATCGGGGAACAATCCCTCCGCCCTGAACAATCTGGGGAATATTTATTTTTTCAAGGGGCAGTTTGACAGCGCTGCTTCGTTTTACCGCCTAGCCATCGAAGCCGACCAGGATCTGGCCGAGGCCCATTACAACCTGGGGCAGGTGCATTTTAAGGCCATCGATTTCAACCAGGCCCGGGTGGAGCTGGAGAGGGCCGCCTCGCTGGCCCCGGCCAGAATGGAAAGCCGGAGCCGGAAGTCGGGCGGCAATATGGTGATGGATGCCCAGCTTGACCAGGAACTGCTCTGGCCGGAAGTATGGCGGGGATGGAAACCATTGGCTTCCTTTGCTCCGGCGGAGGCCGCCAGCCTCACCCGGCTGAATCTCTGGCTGCCGTTATGGGCCTGGCTGGTGCTGGTGGCTCTGATCATCGTATGGATGGTTCTGGTGAAGGATAACCTGGCGGTCCGCAACTGCTGGCTATGCGGGCGTTATGTCTGCGCCCGATGCCAGGCCCTGGCCCAGGACGGAAACCTGTATTGCCAAGAGTGCCATAACCAGATATTTTCCATCCAGTCCCAGGAGCTGCAGCAAAAGGCGGCCGAGGTGCTCTCCCGCCAGGCGGTAAAGAGGGAGCGGACGATCTCCGGCCTGGCAAATTTTTTCCTGCCGGGGTCATCATTTGTAATGCGGGGCAGCGCCATAAAGGGATGGCTTCTTTCACTATCCCTGGGACTGTTGTATGCCGGACTGATGTTATTCATCTCCCCCTGGATATCGCCCCGGCTGGATTTTTCAGTGACGGATAATTTTTATTGGATCGCCGGAATCATCATGGCGGTACTATATCTCATCTCCTGGGTGGGGTATATTCAGCTGTTCAGAAACCAAGGAGCTTCAGATGCCGCTTGA
- the rdgB gene encoding RdgB/HAM1 family non-canonical purine NTP pyrophosphatase produces MDILIATRNNDKVREISEILDLPDTRFVGLDGFPDCPEAEETGRTFDDNAMIKASQAAYYSGLWALADDSGLMIDALGGQPGILSARFAGPEADYRDNWMKALELMKQVPSEKRAARFVCVLCLVGNNNRAFFTRGEIEGTITTEPRGSNGFGYDPIFLPAGFDKTFAELDPPEKNRISHRSQALKKMRALINGLASPGSPKT; encoded by the coding sequence ATGGATATTTTGATCGCCACCAGAAATAATGACAAGGTCCGGGAGATCTCGGAGATATTGGATCTGCCCGACACCCGCTTCGTCGGATTGGATGGCTTTCCCGACTGTCCGGAGGCCGAGGAGACCGGCCGGACCTTCGATGACAATGCCATGATCAAAGCCAGCCAGGCGGCCTATTACAGCGGCCTTTGGGCTTTGGCCGACGATTCCGGCCTGATGATAGACGCCCTGGGCGGCCAGCCCGGCATCCTTTCCGCCCGCTTTGCCGGGCCGGAGGCCGATTACCGGGATAACTGGATGAAAGCGCTGGAGCTGATGAAACAGGTCCCGTCCGAAAAAAGGGCCGCCCGGTTTGTCTGTGTCCTGTGCCTGGTGGGAAACAATAACCGGGCCTTTTTTACCCGGGGGGAGATCGAAGGAACGATAACCACGGAACCCCGCGGCAGCAACGGTTTTGGATACGACCCCATTTTCCTTCCGGCCGGGTTTGACAAGACCTTTGCCGAACTGGACCCACCGGAAAAGAACCGGATCAGCCACCGATCCCAGGCCCTGAAAAAGATGCGGGCCCTGATCAACGGCTTGGCCTCCCCCGGCTCGCCTAAAACTTAG
- a CDS encoding four helix bundle protein, whose product MISGFIDLEVWQKAHQLFLDAVKDSDKFPKTDAARIITNQLLRSTGSISANIAEGYNAQSTKEYLHYLDVSIRTCAESENWIYKLKDLKYLSAEIVDQRLSICLTIKKMLFGLKRSLKNKPRKSIIL is encoded by the coding sequence ATGATCAGCGGGTTTATTGATCTGGAAGTATGGCAGAAAGCGCATCAGTTGTTTTTAGATGCGGTAAAAGATTCTGATAAATTTCCCAAGACCGATGCGGCCCGGATAATAACCAATCAGTTATTGCGAAGCACCGGTTCTATCAGCGCCAATATAGCCGAGGGCTATAATGCCCAAAGCACCAAAGAATATCTGCATTACCTGGATGTTTCAATTCGGACCTGTGCTGAAAGTGAAAATTGGATATATAAATTAAAAGACTTAAAATACCTTTCCGCAGAAATAGTTGACCAGAGATTATCAATCTGCCTGACAATAAAAAAGATGCTTTTCGGATTGAAACGAAGCCTGAAGAACAAACCCCGTAAATCAATAATCCTGTAA